Proteins from one Candidatus Dadabacteria bacterium genomic window:
- a CDS encoding signal recognition particle protein has protein sequence MFEGISKKLGTTLKRIGGYGKLSEKNIEDALREVRLSLLEADVNFRVVRQFTELVKERALGREVEKSLNPGQQFVKIVKEELTGILGLENEPLNLSVAPPVIIMLVGLQGSGKTTTASKLAKFLKERYGKTPLLVPADIYRPAAIEQLKVLGEKIDVSVYDTVAGSDPVDVCADAVSASAKHGADAVIIDTAGRLHLDRELMDELGSIKKKVNPHEILLVADSMTGQDAVNVSQSFDDAVDLDGVILTKMDADARGGAALSIKATTGKPIKFFGTGEKADALEVFHPERIASRILGMGDVLSLIEKAEDAFEEERTKKLAERISKKQFSLEDYRESILAMSKLGSIESIAHMVPGMKKVTDNPEAIAKAEDEIKKSLAIINSMTMSERRNHAILNGSRRKRIAKGSGTTVPDVNRMVKNYIQMRNMMKNMGKMGKLAKRMTKFR, from the coding sequence ATGTTTGAAGGAATCTCGAAAAAACTCGGCACCACCCTCAAGAGAATAGGGGGCTACGGAAAACTCAGCGAAAAGAACATAGAGGACGCACTTCGCGAAGTGCGTCTCAGCCTTCTTGAAGCGGATGTCAATTTCAGGGTGGTCCGCCAGTTCACCGAGCTTGTCAAGGAAAGAGCACTGGGCCGGGAAGTCGAAAAGAGTCTCAACCCGGGACAGCAGTTCGTAAAGATAGTCAAAGAAGAACTTACCGGCATTCTGGGGCTGGAAAACGAACCTCTGAATCTGAGCGTCGCGCCGCCCGTGATAATAATGCTGGTTGGGCTTCAGGGTTCGGGAAAAACCACCACGGCGTCGAAGCTTGCCAAGTTTCTCAAGGAACGCTATGGCAAGACCCCGCTTCTGGTTCCCGCCGATATCTACCGTCCTGCCGCGATAGAGCAGCTCAAGGTGCTCGGAGAAAAAATAGACGTAAGCGTCTACGATACCGTGGCCGGTTCTGACCCCGTGGACGTGTGCGCGGATGCGGTCTCTGCCTCGGCGAAACATGGGGCGGACGCGGTGATCATAGACACGGCCGGACGCCTTCATCTTGACCGCGAGCTAATGGATGAACTGGGAAGCATAAAGAAGAAGGTAAATCCCCATGAAATCCTCCTTGTTGCCGACTCGATGACGGGACAGGATGCCGTGAACGTTTCGCAGAGTTTTGATGACGCCGTTGATCTCGACGGCGTAATTCTCACGAAGATGGATGCGGACGCGAGAGGAGGGGCGGCCCTTTCGATAAAGGCCACCACCGGCAAGCCTATAAAGTTTTTCGGAACGGGAGAGAAAGCCGACGCACTTGAGGTTTTTCACCCCGAGAGAATAGCTTCGAGAATCTTGGGAATGGGAGATGTCCTCAGCCTCATAGAAAAGGCGGAGGATGCCTTTGAAGAGGAAAGAACGAAAAAACTCGCGGAGAGAATATCGAAAAAGCAGTTCTCCCTCGAAGATTACAGGGAATCGATACTGGCCATGAGCAAGCTCGGCTCAATAGAAAGCATAGCCCACATGGTCCCGGGGATGAAAAAGGTTACCGATAACCCTGAAGCGATAGCGAAGGCGGAGGATGAGATAAAAAAGAGCCTTGCGATAATCAATTCCATGACGATGTCCGAAAGAAGGAATCATGCTATTCTAAACGGCAGTCGCAGAAAAAGAATCGCCAAGGGAAGCGGAACTACAGTGCCTGATGTGAACCGCATGGTAAAAAACTACATACAGATGCGAAACATGATGAAAAACATGGGGAAAATGGGTAAACTAGCAAAAAGAATGACGAAATTCAGATGA
- a CDS encoding arginine--tRNA ligase: MKDEILKIIKESVDSLALPGSPMGNETEFEVSVPKKKEFGDFSTNAALVIGSMKGKNPREVAQEIVEAIEQRQHGFIERLDIAGPGFINFFVNETLFESQLREILRLGEKYGASREGSGQRVIVEFVSANPTGYLHFGHARNAVVGDSVCRMLSFCGYEVIREFYINDAGRQMDMLGESVYSALARSCGLARELPEDGYHGEYISELAGEIKKSEECPQVPGDESEAIEFCREFAYSRLLEEIKTDLLDLRVNFDNWYSERIEIHGRGSEERKLDKTLAKLEDLGTVERKEQALWFKASLYGDGKDWVIIKKDGAPTYFLSDIAYHMDKYSRGFSKLINVWGADHHSHVLRLKSSMKALGLDESSLHVLLIQFVRLVREGVEVPMSKRTGDFVTLREVLREVGCDATRFFLLMRSSDSHLDFDLSLAKKESSENPVYYVQYANARISSLMRNSEEAGISASEEHLNLLSNDEERNIMKILLRFPEVVRSAAESLSPHKVVYYLQELAAEFHFYYNKTRILDSENTDMASARLCLARYVQVVIENGLGLLGINAPRSM, translated from the coding sequence ATGAAGGACGAAATACTGAAAATCATAAAAGAGTCCGTGGATTCGCTCGCGTTACCCGGAAGCCCGATGGGAAACGAGACAGAGTTCGAGGTATCGGTACCGAAAAAAAAGGAATTCGGTGATTTCTCCACGAATGCGGCGCTTGTTATAGGAAGCATGAAGGGCAAAAATCCCCGTGAAGTCGCGCAAGAAATAGTCGAGGCCATAGAGCAGCGCCAGCACGGTTTCATAGAAAGGCTTGATATTGCGGGGCCGGGATTCATAAATTTTTTCGTTAACGAAACCCTGTTCGAATCACAACTTAGAGAGATTCTTCGTCTCGGCGAAAAGTACGGAGCCTCACGCGAGGGCTCCGGGCAGAGAGTGATAGTTGAATTTGTAAGCGCCAATCCTACGGGCTATCTTCATTTCGGCCACGCCCGAAACGCCGTTGTCGGAGACTCGGTGTGCAGAATGCTTTCCTTTTGCGGATACGAAGTAATCAGAGAATTCTACATAAATGACGCGGGCAGGCAGATGGATATGCTCGGCGAGTCGGTATACTCGGCTCTCGCACGGTCCTGCGGACTCGCAAGAGAGCTTCCGGAAGACGGCTATCACGGCGAGTACATCTCAGAACTCGCCGGGGAAATAAAAAAATCGGAAGAATGCCCTCAAGTGCCCGGGGATGAATCGGAAGCTATCGAGTTCTGCAGGGAGTTTGCTTACTCAAGGCTTCTTGAGGAAATAAAAACTGACCTTCTGGACCTGAGGGTGAATTTTGACAACTGGTACAGCGAGAGAATCGAAATACACGGTCGCGGTTCTGAAGAAAGAAAACTGGACAAGACTCTTGCCAAACTCGAGGATCTTGGGACAGTTGAAAGAAAGGAACAGGCACTCTGGTTCAAGGCTTCCCTGTACGGGGACGGCAAGGACTGGGTAATAATAAAAAAAGACGGTGCTCCGACTTACTTTCTATCCGACATAGCCTACCACATGGATAAATATTCAAGAGGATTTTCCAAGTTAATAAACGTCTGGGGAGCCGATCACCACAGCCACGTATTGCGTCTTAAGTCCTCTATGAAGGCTCTCGGCCTTGATGAATCTTCCCTGCATGTGCTCCTTATACAGTTCGTAAGGCTCGTAAGAGAGGGGGTGGAAGTTCCGATGTCGAAAAGAACGGGAGATTTCGTTACCCTCCGCGAAGTGCTCCGCGAGGTTGGGTGTGACGCCACGAGATTCTTCTTGCTCATGAGAAGCTCCGACAGCCACCTTGATTTTGATCTTTCCCTGGCGAAAAAGGAGTCCAGCGAAAATCCCGTTTACTACGTTCAGTACGCAAACGCCAGAATTTCAAGTCTGATGAGGAACTCAGAGGAAGCGGGGATTAGCGCCTCGGAGGAGCATCTTAATCTCCTTTCAAACGACGAGGAACGAAACATAATGAAAATACTTCTCAGATTCCCCGAGGTAGTCCGTTCGGCGGCCGAATCGCTTTCCCCGCACAAAGTGGTTTATTATCTTCAGGAATTGGCGGCCGAGTTCCATTTTTATTACAATAAGACGAGAATTCTGGACTCGGAGAACACCGACATGGCCTCCGCGAGACTCTGCCTAGCACGCTACGTACAGGTGGTAATAGAAAACGGTCTCGGTCTTCTCGGAATAAACGCCCCCAGAAGCATGTAA
- the rimM gene encoding 16S rRNA processing protein RimM: MALPESAKQTLVLYGKITKRHGLYGEVKVFAFGGHPETLSGVGKIYVEIPDQEEPRRFTLSQIKIQKNVAIVKLKDIDTPEAADALKNLHVLLEKNDLHPPGEDEYYWTDLIGLRVRTSHGDNIGEVRDLIDTGGHDILVIKSPEQGREFLVPFVKRFVTAVDLDGSMITVEPVEGLLE, encoded by the coding sequence ATAGCATTGCCGGAAAGCGCGAAACAAACCCTTGTTCTCTACGGGAAGATAACCAAAAGACATGGTCTTTACGGTGAAGTGAAAGTGTTCGCCTTCGGCGGGCATCCCGAAACCCTCTCCGGGGTAGGAAAAATCTATGTAGAAATTCCCGATCAGGAAGAACCCCGAAGATTCACTCTGTCCCAGATAAAAATCCAGAAAAACGTCGCAATTGTTAAGCTAAAGGACATCGATACCCCCGAGGCTGCCGACGCACTTAAGAATCTCCATGTTCTGCTCGAAAAAAACGATTTACACCCCCCGGGAGAAGATGAATATTACTGGACTGACCTCATCGGGCTTCGGGTCCGCACCTCCCACGGAGATAATATTGGAGAGGTAAGGGATCTTATCGATACGGGTGGACACGACATTCTCGTGATAAAAAGTCCGGAACAGGGGCGGGAATTCCTGGTTCCGTTTGTCAAAAGGTTCGTGACCGCGGTGGACCTTGACGGTTCGATGATCACCGTGGAACCAGTAGAGGGGCTCCTCGAGTAA
- the tolQ gene encoding protein TolQ: MNLFTEGTNNILMLLVSTGPVVKAVLLLLVFMSVFSWAIIYTKFRLLRSSSKKSTAFLNLYHSNEDMRALLSFSEKVGGPVAELFRAGYAEVVKTEKKKSRGELDPKESGDISSRSESVDLVERALNRAMTKEASKLEKSLVFLATTGSSAPFIGLFGTVWGIMNSFIGLAGSKGVPSLEVVAPGIAEALIATAIGLAAAIPATIAYNYFVNRVRAMEVEMEHFCAGFLNTAERYLNR; this comes from the coding sequence ATGAATCTGTTCACGGAAGGAACAAACAACATATTAATGCTGCTTGTAAGCACCGGGCCTGTGGTCAAGGCCGTGCTTCTGCTTTTAGTTTTCATGTCAGTTTTTTCCTGGGCGATTATCTACACAAAATTTCGTCTTCTAAGAAGTTCTTCCAAGAAATCAACCGCGTTTCTCAACCTTTATCATTCAAACGAAGACATGAGGGCACTTCTCTCCTTCTCGGAGAAAGTAGGTGGCCCGGTTGCGGAGTTGTTCAGGGCAGGCTACGCGGAAGTGGTGAAAACGGAGAAGAAGAAAAGCCGGGGAGAACTCGATCCTAAGGAATCCGGAGACATTTCTTCCCGTTCCGAATCTGTAGACCTGGTGGAAAGGGCGCTTAACAGGGCGATGACCAAAGAAGCTTCAAAGCTGGAAAAGTCCTTGGTTTTCCTCGCAACCACCGGCAGTTCAGCTCCGTTCATAGGGTTGTTCGGAACCGTGTGGGGCATTATGAACTCCTTTATAGGACTTGCGGGAAGCAAAGGGGTCCCCTCGCTTGAGGTCGTGGCTCCAGGAATCGCGGAGGCTCTTATAGCAACCGCTATCGGTCTTGCGGCCGCCATCCCCGCCACAATAGCTTACAACTACTTTGTCAACCGGGTAAGGGCCATGGAGGTGGAAATGGAGCATTTCTGTGCCGGATTTCTTAACACGGCGGAAAGGTATCTAAACAGGTAG
- a CDS encoding CDP-alcohol phosphatidyltransferase family protein: MENGWSKPSSEEADERSKTGRKPDSSKLLSGGIKSWWVFLMKPIEDFLIEREFRPNVLTITTLIVSALAGWFFHLGMIFIAGVLLLAGSTFDIFDGRVARAQGLNSPRGAFFDSCVDRYSEVLIYLGLLSFFRDTFFVYIVFLIVSCSMMVSYTRARAEGLGIDCEVGIMQRAERVVYLGVLSTFNFLGNIVTFLMGLGNRDYLLKLSILILFVFSFYTSIQRMVHVMSKMEKAENGGTDGTG; encoded by the coding sequence ATGGAAAACGGCTGGTCAAAACCTAGCTCCGAGGAAGCTGACGAGAGGTCTAAAACCGGGAGAAAACCGGACTCTAGCAAACTTCTCTCAGGCGGGATCAAGTCCTGGTGGGTCTTTCTTATGAAACCCATAGAGGACTTTCTTATAGAAAGGGAGTTTCGCCCCAACGTACTCACCATTACCACCCTGATAGTTTCCGCACTTGCGGGGTGGTTTTTCCATCTGGGCATGATCTTCATAGCTGGAGTTCTGCTGCTGGCCGGCTCGACTTTTGACATTTTCGATGGAAGGGTGGCACGAGCCCAAGGCCTTAATTCACCCAGAGGAGCTTTTTTTGACTCCTGCGTGGACAGGTACTCAGAAGTTCTTATCTACTTGGGTCTTCTGAGCTTTTTCAGAGACACTTTTTTCGTTTATATCGTCTTCCTCATAGTCAGCTGTTCCATGATGGTCAGCTACACAAGGGCCAGGGCCGAGGGGCTTGGAATCGACTGCGAAGTGGGAATAATGCAGAGAGCCGAGAGAGTAGTTTACTTGGGGGTCCTCTCGACGTTTAACTTCCTTGGCAACATAGTTACCTTTCTTATGGGGCTTGGAAACAGGGATTACCTTCTGAAGCTTTCAATCCTCATTCTCTTCGTCTTTTCCTTCTACACCTCAATACAGAGAATGGTTCACGTAATGAGCAAGATGGAGAAAGCCGAAAACGGCGGGACTGACGGGACTGGATGA
- the rpsP gene encoding 30S ribosomal protein S16, whose product MVKIRLSRMGSKKRPFYRIVAADVRSPRDGKFLEILGHYDPRKKPHELKVDMERVKAWIDNGAKATNRVSKLISQVT is encoded by the coding sequence TTGGTCAAGATAAGATTGAGCAGGATGGGATCTAAGAAGAGGCCGTTTTACAGGATAGTCGCTGCGGATGTCCGTTCCCCGCGCGACGGAAAGTTTCTTGAAATACTGGGACATTACGACCCGCGGAAAAAACCTCACGAACTCAAGGTAGACATGGAAAGAGTGAAAGCGTGGATTGATAACGGCGCCAAGGCAACCAACAGGGTAAGCAAGCTCATATCGCAGGTTACGTAG
- a CDS encoding KH domain-containing protein: MSQLKEFVEFMAKSIVDNPEEVQVTEVAGEKTTVIELRVASEDLGKVIGKQGRTAKAIRSILSASAAKMKKRAVLEILE, from the coding sequence ATGAGTCAGCTCAAAGAGTTTGTCGAATTCATGGCTAAATCCATTGTCGACAACCCCGAGGAGGTTCAGGTGACAGAGGTGGCGGGCGAGAAAACTACGGTTATTGAGCTTAGAGTAGCCTCCGAAGACTTGGGGAAGGTAATCGGAAAACAGGGGAGAACCGCAAAGGCGATTCGCAGCATATTGAGCGCCTCGGCCGCAAAAATGAAAAAACGCGCCGTCCTGGAGATCCTTGAATAG
- a CDS encoding SPOR domain-containing protein encodes MAEEKKEKNPRILRLSLVFLIVFTMVFSLGVVVGKKFIPADEPISAEKSPGLLEKLFSFVSQEKTPSDEAEELAATPDEKDTSARDKYLSAMINPDHKYTIQVSSFLSKKVANRTVRFYKDKGYPAFIREYSPSEITTFYRVRIGTFQSKEQAREYGNEIKGKERDFKFYVTVND; translated from the coding sequence ATGGCTGAAGAGAAAAAAGAAAAAAATCCCCGGATTCTACGGCTTTCCCTAGTTTTTCTCATTGTTTTCACAATGGTGTTTTCCTTGGGAGTCGTGGTGGGGAAAAAATTCATCCCTGCGGACGAGCCTATCTCGGCGGAGAAATCTCCCGGACTGCTGGAAAAACTGTTTTCGTTTGTCTCGCAAGAGAAAACCCCAAGCGACGAAGCGGAAGAACTGGCCGCTACTCCGGATGAAAAAGACACATCCGCCCGTGACAAGTACCTGTCGGCGATGATCAATCCTGACCATAAATACACCATTCAGGTCAGCTCTTTCCTGAGCAAAAAAGTCGCTAACCGAACCGTGAGATTCTACAAAGACAAGGGATATCCTGCTTTTATAAGGGAGTACTCGCCTTCTGAAATCACAACTTTCTACAGAGTGAGGATAGGAACCTTTCAATCCAAGGAACAGGCACGGGAATACGGAAACGAAATAAAGGGAAAAGAAAGGGATTTCAAGTTCTACGTAACTGTTAACGACTGA
- a CDS encoding TonB family protein, translated as MKGEKNNFRKGLFISLGLHLLIVCLLALGVGRHGQVSPEQSIEVSLSTQVPRASKKKSVVKAPSRPKKPEKSAKKIKKPAKEQVKPPQKKKKADPVTAKKEKSPDPPTPQTKPDEKPKEPAAASEETPPRTEPETEKEEAVAEKKALESEKKEVIRNIKKESVLSDIKKSAEQASVEPASKESAPGVISLVLDVYYRTISKRIQRSLVLPLNIDSGILLAAQVNFYMKETGEVYNVGIERSSGNLKFDSYCIKAVNDASPLPPPPSELRERIKSDFFVISCESKK; from the coding sequence ATGAAGGGAGAAAAGAATAATTTTCGCAAAGGGCTTTTTATTTCCCTGGGTCTTCATCTGCTGATTGTCTGTCTGCTTGCTCTTGGGGTCGGGAGGCACGGGCAAGTTTCCCCCGAGCAATCAATAGAAGTGTCACTCTCGACCCAAGTTCCGCGCGCCAGCAAGAAAAAATCAGTTGTTAAGGCTCCCAGCCGTCCCAAGAAACCGGAGAAAAGCGCAAAGAAAATCAAAAAACCTGCCAAGGAACAAGTAAAACCTCCTCAGAAAAAGAAAAAAGCGGACCCGGTGACGGCGAAAAAAGAAAAAAGCCCGGATCCCCCTACGCCGCAAACAAAACCAGACGAGAAGCCGAAAGAACCTGCTGCAGCAAGCGAAGAGACGCCACCGCGCACAGAACCCGAAACGGAAAAGGAAGAAGCGGTCGCCGAGAAAAAAGCTCTTGAATCCGAGAAAAAAGAAGTGATCAGGAACATCAAAAAGGAATCCGTTCTAAGCGACATCAAGAAAAGTGCCGAACAAGCGTCTGTCGAACCGGCTTCCAAAGAATCCGCCCCGGGAGTCATCTCACTTGTGCTTGACGTCTATTACAGAACAATATCGAAACGGATACAGAGAAGCCTGGTACTGCCACTTAACATAGATTCCGGTATCCTTCTCGCGGCTCAGGTAAATTTTTACATGAAAGAAACCGGCGAGGTCTACAATGTGGGAATAGAAAGAAGCTCCGGAAACCTTAAGTTCGATTCTTACTGTATAAAGGCCGTAAACGACGCTTCGCCGCTTCCCCCTCCGCCAAGTGAGTTGAGAGAAAGGATAAAATCGGATTTCTTTGTCATCTCCTGTGAAAGCAAAAAGTGA
- the trmD gene encoding tRNA (guanosine(37)-N1)-methyltransferase TrmD: MKFDIVTIFPGFFDSVFSFGVISRAVENKAVEINVHDLRTYSAEKHGKTDDTPYGGGSGMLMTPGPIGNAIGRIREKGLRSAVILTTPKGEEFDDRKAQELCGFEQLIILCGRYEGVDDRVSELYVDMKISTGKYINSGGEYACSLIVDAVSRYLPGVLGNTESLSSESLTNGLLEYPQYTKPRTYRGKKVPELLLSGDHEKIRKWRRQESIKSTFIHNPASLDDAQLSKEEDAFLKELKVGNSPDFRVYIALVHYPAYNNRLEVISTAFKSIDAHDISRDATTYGVKKFYLINPVEEQRRLAGRLVDHWIEGEGRSFNETKSKAFGIITIMSTIEEAVEQIEEIEGKKPKIVVTDARFSDDMTGYRVLREKIFENTEPFLILFGTGWGLTLETIKAADYVLKPISGYSEFNHLSVRSAAAIVLDRLLSCGV, encoded by the coding sequence ATGAAGTTTGACATAGTGACAATCTTTCCCGGTTTTTTTGATTCCGTTTTTTCATTCGGAGTAATAAGCAGGGCCGTTGAAAACAAGGCCGTGGAGATAAACGTCCACGACCTGAGAACTTATTCAGCGGAGAAGCATGGAAAAACTGATGATACTCCGTACGGAGGGGGGAGCGGAATGCTTATGACCCCGGGACCGATAGGGAATGCCATCGGTCGTATAAGAGAAAAGGGGCTTCGCTCCGCCGTAATTCTGACGACTCCCAAGGGAGAGGAATTTGATGACCGCAAGGCGCAAGAACTTTGCGGGTTTGAGCAGCTGATAATCCTCTGCGGTCGGTACGAAGGTGTGGATGACAGGGTGAGCGAACTATACGTTGATATGAAGATATCAACCGGGAAATACATAAATTCCGGGGGAGAATACGCATGTTCCCTGATAGTGGATGCCGTATCAAGATACCTTCCAGGGGTTCTCGGAAACACTGAGTCTCTTTCCTCTGAGTCTCTTACAAACGGGCTTCTTGAGTATCCTCAGTATACGAAGCCGCGAACATACAGAGGAAAGAAAGTCCCCGAACTGCTTCTTTCAGGGGACCACGAGAAAATAAGGAAATGGAGGAGGCAGGAGAGCATAAAAAGTACTTTCATCCACAACCCCGCTTCCCTTGACGACGCCCAACTTTCCAAGGAAGAAGACGCTTTCCTAAAGGAACTCAAGGTCGGCAATTCTCCGGATTTTAGGGTTTACATAGCCCTTGTGCATTACCCGGCGTATAATAACCGTCTTGAAGTCATCTCGACTGCATTTAAGAGCATAGACGCGCACGACATATCAAGGGACGCCACTACATACGGAGTCAAAAAATTCTATCTGATAAACCCTGTCGAAGAGCAGCGCCGCCTTGCGGGCAGACTCGTCGATCACTGGATCGAGGGAGAGGGAAGGAGTTTTAACGAGACCAAAAGCAAGGCTTTCGGGATCATAACCATAATGAGTACTATTGAGGAGGCCGTCGAGCAGATAGAGGAAATCGAAGGGAAAAAACCGAAGATAGTGGTTACTGACGCCCGCTTTTCAGACGACATGACTGGCTACCGGGTGCTTCGGGAAAAAATATTCGAAAACACGGAGCCTTTTCTGATTCTTTTCGGTACGGGATGGGGACTCACGCTTGAGACAATAAAAGCAGCTGACTACGTGCTGAAACCCATAAGCGGCTATAGTGAATTCAACCATCTTTCGGTGAGAAGTGCGGCCGCCATAGTGCTTGACAGACTGCTTTCCTGCGGAGTCTGA
- a CDS encoding histidine phosphatase family protein, which translates to MRLILVRHGKTDWNETGRCQGISDVPLNPAGIEQAEKVAFSLKDESIDRIYSSNLVRAKTTAAKIAAYHSIDIDMRDDLREMDQGIFEGLDFSYIREKYPDVLEHWRKDPETLQLPGGESLKGVQQRALDAIVDIKSRFESQNIVVVSHNMVIGTLFCSFTGSSLKKLRDYIVDEASKSVVEVYDGRFVIISFNDIDHLGLPVE; encoded by the coding sequence ATGCGGCTGATACTCGTAAGACACGGAAAAACAGACTGGAACGAGACCGGAAGATGTCAGGGGATAAGTGATGTTCCGCTTAACCCCGCCGGAATAGAACAGGCGGAGAAAGTGGCTTTCTCTCTTAAGGACGAGAGTATCGACCGCATATACTCGAGCAACCTTGTAAGGGCGAAGACGACGGCAGCGAAAATCGCCGCGTACCACTCAATTGACATTGATATGAGGGATGATCTTCGGGAGATGGATCAGGGAATTTTTGAGGGGCTTGATTTCTCCTATATAAGGGAGAAGTATCCCGACGTGCTTGAACACTGGCGCAAAGACCCGGAAACCCTGCAGTTACCAGGCGGAGAGTCATTAAAAGGCGTTCAGCAAAGGGCTCTTGACGCCATAGTAGATATCAAAAGCCGCTTCGAATCGCAGAACATAGTGGTCGTAAGCCACAACATGGTCATAGGGACACTGTTTTGCAGTTTTACCGGAAGCTCCCTTAAAAAATTGCGCGATTACATAGTAGATGAAGCCTCAAAAAGCGTTGTTGAAGTATACGACGGCAGGTTCGTTATAATATCCTTTAACGATATCGATCACCTGGGCCTTCCCGTCGAGTAA
- a CDS encoding 50S ribosomal protein L19, with protein MGIIAEIEKKHLRTDLPEFRAGDTVSVHYNIKEGERRRIQVFEGTVIARKGSGFRETFTVRKVSYGIGVERIFPLHSPLIGKIEVKRKGRVRRAKLYYLRGLSKKASRIRERTS; from the coding sequence ATGGGAATTATAGCAGAAATTGAAAAAAAGCACCTGAGAACGGACCTGCCGGAATTTCGAGCTGGGGACACGGTATCGGTCCACTACAACATCAAGGAAGGTGAAAGGAGAAGGATCCAGGTTTTTGAAGGTACCGTGATAGCCAGAAAGGGTTCGGGCTTCAGGGAAACTTTCACGGTCAGGAAGGTTTCCTACGGTATAGGTGTCGAGAGAATCTTTCCCCTGCATTCCCCCCTTATAGGGAAAATAGAAGTAAAAAGAAAAGGCCGTGTGAGAAGAGCCAAGCTTTACTACCTAAGAGGCCTTTCAAAAAAAGCCAGCAGAATAAGGGAGAGAACCTCCTAG
- the tolR gene encoding protein TolR, whose product MAAGKFNTGWRRSVLSEINVTPFVDVMLVLLVIFMVTTPILYQGIRVNLPQTASSKIPVKNQKQITVTVTGSGNIFLEDTSYSLSEIATALGKLMAAEGTTPESGRVFLRADKSVKYGFVVKVIDEIKKTGVEKLSLITESKNIKDK is encoded by the coding sequence ATGGCAGCGGGAAAATTCAACACCGGCTGGCGCAGGTCAGTCCTCTCAGAGATAAACGTCACTCCCTTTGTTGACGTAATGCTGGTTCTTTTAGTTATTTTCATGGTCACCACCCCAATACTTTATCAGGGAATCAGGGTAAACCTTCCGCAAACGGCATCTTCTAAAATCCCGGTCAAAAACCAGAAACAGATAACTGTGACCGTAACCGGGTCCGGAAATATATTTCTCGAAGACACTAGCTACTCCCTTTCAGAAATCGCCACAGCTCTCGGTAAATTAATGGCGGCCGAGGGAACCACGCCCGAGAGCGGACGGGTTTTTCTCAGAGCGGATAAATCAGTCAAATACGGATTCGTGGTAAAGGTCATAGACGAGATAAAGAAAACCGGTGTTGAAAAGCTAAGCCTGATCACGGAATCAAAAAACATAAAGGACAAATAA